A section of the Piliocolobus tephrosceles isolate RC106 chromosome 14, ASM277652v3, whole genome shotgun sequence genome encodes:
- the TPRN gene encoding taperin isoform X3 — protein MWALSPRSCDSHSQMKISFNDKSLQTTFEYPSESSLAQEEEVEHEEDEEEEEEEEEEEGSGSEEKPFALFLPRATFVSSVRPESSRLPEGSSGLSSYTPKHSVAFSKWQEQALEQAPREAEPPPTEAMLTPASQNDLSDFRSEPALYF, from the exons ATGTGGGCCCTCAGCCCTCGTTCATGTGACTCTCACTCCCAGATGAAGATCTCCTTCAATGACAAGAGCCTGCAGACCACATTTGAGTACCCTTCCGAGAGCTCCCTAGCACAGGAGGAAGAGGTGGAGCATGAGGaagacgaggaggaggaggaggaggaagaggaggaagagggttCCGGCTCAGAGGAGAAGCCCTTTGCACTCTTCCTGCCCCGGGCCACGTTTGTGAGCAGCGTGAGGCCTGAGAGCTCTCGGCTGCCAGAGGGCAGCTCAG GCCTGTCCAGCTACACCCCGAAGCACTCTGTGGCCTTCAGCAAGTGGCAGGAGCAGGCGCTAGAGCAGGCCCCAAGGGAGGCAGAGCCCCCGCCCACGGAGGCCATG CTCACACCCGCCAGTCAGAATGACCTCTCGGACTTCCG
- the TPRN gene encoding taperin isoform X2 has protein sequence MKISFNDKSLQTTFEYPSESSLAQEEEVEHEEDEEEEEEEEEEEGSGSEEKPFALFLPRATFVSSVRPESSRLPEGSSGLSSYTPKHSVAFSKWQEQALEQAPREAEPPPTEAMVSCRGGKRLGESDAWASPCVHILFSHFQLTPASQNDLSDFRSEPALYF, from the exons ATGAAGATCTCCTTCAATGACAAGAGCCTGCAGACCACATTTGAGTACCCTTCCGAGAGCTCCCTAGCACAGGAGGAAGAGGTGGAGCATGAGGaagacgaggaggaggaggaggaggaagaggaggaagagggttCCGGCTCAGAGGAGAAGCCCTTTGCACTCTTCCTGCCCCGGGCCACGTTTGTGAGCAGCGTGAGGCCTGAGAGCTCTCGGCTGCCAGAGGGCAGCTCAG GCCTGTCCAGCTACACCCCGAAGCACTCTGTGGCCTTCAGCAAGTGGCAGGAGCAGGCGCTAGAGCAGGCCCCAAGGGAGGCAGAGCCCCCGCCCACGGAGGCCATGGTGAGCTGCAGGGGAGGGAAGCGCTTGGGGGAGTCTGATGCTTGGGCGAGCCCATGTGTCCACATTCTGTTCTCTCACTTTCAGCTCACACCCGCCAGTCAGAATGACCTCTCGGACTTCCG
- the TPRN gene encoding taperin isoform X1 codes for MWALSPRSCDSHSQMKISFNDKSLQTTFEYPSESSLAQEEEVEHEEDEEEEEEEEEEEGSGSEEKPFALFLPRATFVSSVRPESSRLPEGSSGLSSYTPKHSVAFSKWQEQALEQAPREAEPPPTEAMVSCRGGKRLGESDAWASPCVHILFSHFQLTPASQNDLSDFRSEPALYF; via the exons ATGTGGGCCCTCAGCCCTCGTTCATGTGACTCTCACTCCCAGATGAAGATCTCCTTCAATGACAAGAGCCTGCAGACCACATTTGAGTACCCTTCCGAGAGCTCCCTAGCACAGGAGGAAGAGGTGGAGCATGAGGaagacgaggaggaggaggaggaggaagaggaggaagagggttCCGGCTCAGAGGAGAAGCCCTTTGCACTCTTCCTGCCCCGGGCCACGTTTGTGAGCAGCGTGAGGCCTGAGAGCTCTCGGCTGCCAGAGGGCAGCTCAG GCCTGTCCAGCTACACCCCGAAGCACTCTGTGGCCTTCAGCAAGTGGCAGGAGCAGGCGCTAGAGCAGGCCCCAAGGGAGGCAGAGCCCCCGCCCACGGAGGCCATGGTGAGCTGCAGGGGAGGGAAGCGCTTGGGGGAGTCTGATGCTTGGGCGAGCCCATGTGTCCACATTCTGTTCTCTCACTTTCAGCTCACACCCGCCAGTCAGAATGACCTCTCGGACTTCCG